One genomic segment of Brassica napus cultivar Da-Ae chromosome A3, Da-Ae, whole genome shotgun sequence includes these proteins:
- the LOC106373673 gene encoding uncharacterized protein LOC106373673: MTTKPSVWQSLVTCLSSLKSYLKVLCIIVTVFVLLQISSFRITKHSLSLSSSFFTYLKHQHEQPSDNKTAYLVEKLRESVTFLPLKDYRFSNKPLEGHTWFMSSLFDNQTKGEAQYQEFPSDSSKGRLLCLKGIDKHDGSWNYYALAWPEAIPTNAVLQKGLTFVSYNQYDYYNLWHGLSIMVPFVSWSLRNQCERPQKWVLYHWGELRFGMGHWLSEILTATYNKEPEFTRFIDEDNPVCFEKAVVMRHDQAGMSRERRMEAFDHIRCKARSYCNITTSKPQIGMTLLLRTGARAFRNESVVINVFKRECKRVNGCELNVSYSDNLTFCQQVELMKKTDVLVSPHGAQLTNLFLMDKDSSVMEFFPKGWLKLAGVGQRVFQWGANWSGMRHEGTWHDPVGETCEFSDTDRRCMSVYKNAMIGHNETYFGEWARSVLDKVNNRKKQDSTEHNNHGYDSLDECLC, translated from the coding sequence ATGACGACTAAACCTAGTGTTTGGCAAAGCCTAGTTACTTGCTTATCCTCCCTGAAGTCCTACTTGAAAGTCTTGTGCATCATTGTCACTGTTTTCGTTCTTCTCCAAATCAGTTCATTTCGAATCACTAAACACTCCCTTTCACTCTCATCTTCATTCTTTACGTATCTGAAACACCAACATGAACAACCATCTGACAACAAGACGGCTTACTTGGTGGAAAAGCTACGTGAATCAGTGACATTCCTTCCACTCAAGGACTACCGCTTCTCAAACAAACCACTCGAAGGTCACACTTGGTTCATGAGCTCTCTCTTTGATAACCAAACCAAAGGCGAGGCTCAGTACCAAGAGTTTCCTTCAGATTCTTCCAAAGGAAGGCTTCTATGCTTGAAAGGTATCGACAAACATGATGGATCATGGAACTACTACGCGTTGGCTTGGCCTGAAGCTATTCCAACCAACGCCGTTCTTCAGAAGGGCTTGACTTTTGTTTCTTATAACCAATACGATTACTATAACCTGTGGCATGGACTATCCATCATGGTTCCATTCGTTTCTTGGAGCTTAAGAAACCAATGCGAAAGGCCTCAAAAATGGGTTTTATACCACTGGGGTGAACTAAGGTTTGGGATGGGACATTGGTTAAGCGAAATACTCACAGCTACTTACAATAAAGAACCGGAGTTTACACGGTTTATCGATGAAGATAACCCGGTTTGCTTCGAGAAGGCGGTTGTTATGAGACATGATCAAGCTGGAATGTCAAGGGAGAGAAGAATGGAGGCTTTTGATCACATTAGATGCAAAGCGAGAAGCTACTGTAACATCACCACATCAAAACCTCAAATAGGTATGACACTGCTACTGAGAACCGGAGCCAGAGCTTTCAGAAACGAATCAGTGGTGATCAATGTCTTTAAGAGAGAGTGTAAGAGAGTAAACGGGTGCGAACTAAACGTTTCTTATTCAGACAATCTAACGTTTTGTCAACAAGTGGAGCTGATGAAGAAGACCGATGTGTTGGTATCACCACACGGTGCGCAGCTAACTAACTTGTTTCTAATGGATAAAGACAGTAGCGTGATGGAGTTTTTCCCTAAAGGATGGCTTAAGCTTGCTGGAGTTGGACAGCGTGTGTTCCAATGGGGAGCTAACTGGTCAGGAATGAGACACGAAGGTACATGGCATGATCCCGTTGGGGAAACATGTGAGTTTTCTGATACGGATAGGCGATGTATGTCGGTTTATAAGAACGCTATGATCGGACACAATGAGACTTATTTTGGCGAGTGGGCGAGAAGCGTTTTGGACAAGGTTAACAACAGAAAGAAGCAGGATAGCACAGAACACAACAACCATGGTTATGATTCGTTAGATGAATGTCTGTGTTAA
- the LOC106376690 gene encoding PE-PGRS family protein PE_PGRS30-like: MVHFTIVYIRHNKTHEVYIQVIQGLDLVVVGGGENIGMDGKLVGREGIVVGNEGKVGIGIGGIEVGIVGRVVCGNVDGNGGIEVGMVGRVGCGNVDGNGGIEVGIVGKDGCGKVDGNGGNPVGIGIFGI; the protein is encoded by the coding sequence ATGGTACATTTCACTATAGTATATATAAGACACAACAAAACCCATGAAGTATATATTCAAGTTATTCAAGGACTCGATTTAGTTGTAGTAGGCGGAGGAGAGAACATTGGAATGGATGGGAAATTGGTCGGGAGAGAAGGAATCGTTGTGGGGAATGAAGGTAAAGTTGGCATTGGAATAGGAGGGATTGAAGTGGGAATTGTGGGAAGAGTTGTTTGTGGCAATGTTGATGGCAACGGAGGGATTGAAGTGGGAATGGTGGGAAGAGTTGGTTGTGGCAATGTTGATGGAAATGGAGGAATTGAAGTGGGTATTGTGGGAAAAGATGGTTGTGGCAAGGTGGATGGCAATGGAGGTAATCCCGTTGGGATAGGCATATTTGGAATTTGA
- the LOC106423345 gene encoding uncharacterized protein LOC106423345 isoform X2, which translates to MMVANREESAVFVAFDTAITKLTYARATEVSNPIGYGEQDPAEYNIPYFLQDIVRKSYISSQAYRGEGNNHGDNIPGENCASCKYPVGDSFSKDTHLPEANDQTIGPASAVQEASNTYQVESNSENVDDPQDHHKEGPQSLVFTMERNRGTNVSPMHIVKWHSRMHIVKWHSRYVVPNNSYDTKSTMKLNILRL; encoded by the exons ATGATGGTGGCAAATAGAGAAGAATCGGCTGTCTTTGTTGCCTTCGACACAGCTATCACTAAGCTCACCTATGCCAGGGCCACAGAGGTTTCCAACCCTATT GGTTATGGTGAGCAAGACCCAGCAGAATATAACATCCCTTACTTCCTCCAAGACATTGTTCGGAAGAGCTACATTTCATCTCAAGCTTACAGA GGTGAGGGCAACAATCATGGTGACAATATCCCTGGAGAAAATTGTGCTTCTTGCAAGTACCCTGTCGGTGACTCCTTCTCAAAGGACACTCATCTTCCTGAAGCTAATGACCAGACCATTGGACCTGCAAGTGCTGTGCAAGAAGCGTCAAACACCTACCAGGTGGAGTCCAATAGTGAGAATGTTGATGATCCACAGGACCACCACAAAGAAGGCCCGCAAAGCTTAGTTTTCACCATGGAGCGGAATAGAGGAACAAATGTTTCTCCCATGCATATCGTCAAGTGGCACTCACGTATGCATATCGTCAAGTGGCACTCACGTTATGTTGTTCCAAATAATAGTTATGACACTAAGTCCACCATGAAATTAAACATTTTGCGTTTATGA
- the LOC106423345 gene encoding uncharacterized protein LOC106423345 isoform X1: protein MMVANREESAVFVAFDTAITKLTYARATEVSNPIGYGEQDPAEYNIPYFLQDIVRKSYISSQAYRVNFSYLHCSKILATWVSLNSKLLTNLTVCLKGEGNNHGDNIPGENCASCKYPVGDSFSKDTHLPEANDQTIGPASAVQEASNTYQVESNSENVDDPQDHHKEGPQSLVFTMERNRGTNVSPMHIVKWHSRMHIVKWHSRYVVPNNSYDTKSTMKLNILRL from the exons ATGATGGTGGCAAATAGAGAAGAATCGGCTGTCTTTGTTGCCTTCGACACAGCTATCACTAAGCTCACCTATGCCAGGGCCACAGAGGTTTCCAACCCTATT GGTTATGGTGAGCAAGACCCAGCAGAATATAACATCCCTTACTTCCTCCAAGACATTGTTCGGAAGAGCTACATTTCATCTCAAGCTTACAGAGTTAACTTTTCTTACCTACATTGTTCGAAAATTCTCGCCACTTGGGTCTCATTAAACAGCAAACTACTTACAAATTTAACTGTTTGTCTAAAGGGTGAGGGCAACAATCATGGTGACAATATCCCTGGAGAAAATTGTGCTTCTTGCAAGTACCCTGTCGGTGACTCCTTCTCAAAGGACACTCATCTTCCTGAAGCTAATGACCAGACCATTGGACCTGCAAGTGCTGTGCAAGAAGCGTCAAACACCTACCAGGTGGAGTCCAATAGTGAGAATGTTGATGATCCACAGGACCACCACAAAGAAGGCCCGCAAAGCTTAGTTTTCACCATGGAGCGGAATAGAGGAACAAATGTTTCTCCCATGCATATCGTCAAGTGGCACTCACGTATGCATATCGTCAAGTGGCACTCACGTTATGTTGTTCCAAATAATAGTTATGACACTAAGTCCACCATGAAATTAAACATTTTGCGTTTATGA
- the LOC125591644 gene encoding 4-substituted benzoates-glutamate ligase GH3.12-like, translating to MINLTEEDAGLAMLEKLTSNVKQIQDAVLKEILTCDANTEYLRSFLHGSSDKELFKKNVPVGAYEDFKPYIERVVNGEPSEIISGKPITGFILTSGTSGGKQKLIPLNNKYLENARLLFDLRYLVLSKHVDGHNEGKGLHLIFLKPASKTPSGLPASYATTHFMKSDYYVKNLPSYWDTSSTSPTEIKFCPDNKQSLYCHLLCGLVLRDEVTRVSANFASILVQGITFLENFWKEMCSNIRSGQLSDWITDSCKGSVSMILGGTNPQLADIIEDICNQKSWKGIIPQLWPKTKYIECIVTGQMAQHVPLLEFYVNDLPLVSPNYASSEAMFGVNLDPLCKPQDVSYTFLPNMSYFEFIPVGEGKDTIVDLVNVKLGLYYELVVTNYAGLHRYRVGDVLQVTGFYNSAPQFKFIRRQNTVLSVYLEATTEEDLLKGVTRASQVLKSSDIMLRDFTCYPHVSDAPGHYVLYWELKGNNDDGISEIGTNMLVECCSVVEESLGALYKRYRSKERSIGALEIRVVQQGTFDALMEYFISQGASLAQYKTPRCIKSSEALQVLENRVLARFFSEKLP from the exons ATGATTAACCTCACGGAAGAAGATGCTGGCTTAGCTATGCTAGAGAAGTTGACGTCCAACGTGAAGCAAATACAAGATGCGGTACTGAAAGAGATACTAACATGTGATGCCAACACGGAATACCTTCGGAGTTTTCTCCATGGGAGTTCAGATAAAGAGCTTTTTAAGAAGAATGTTCCGGTAGGGGCCTATGAAGATTTTAAGCCATACATTGAGCGTGTCGTGAACGGCGAGCCATCAGAGATCATTTCGGGCAAGCCTATTACTGGATTCATACTAAC GTCTGGAACTTCAGGAGGAAAACAGAAGTTGATACCTTTGAATAACAAGTACTTGGAGAACGCTAGATTATTATTTGATCTTCGATACCTCGTATTATCCAA GCATGTTGATGGTCACAACGAAGGAAAAGGGCTGCATCTCATCTTCCTTAAACCAGCTTCCAAAACTCCATCTGGTTTGCCAGCTTCATATGCTACTACACATTTCATGAAAAGCGATTATTATGTCAAGAACCTACCATCATATTGGGATACTTCGAGCACAAGTCCCACTGAAATCAAATTTTGTCCTGACAATAAACAGAGTCTATATTGTCATCTCCTTTGTGGTCTCGTACTGAGAGATGAAGTTACAAGAGTGAGTGCTAACTTTGCTTCTATCTTGGTTCAAGGAATCACTTTTCTTGAAAACTTTTGGAAAGAAATGTGCAGTAACATACGATCAGGTCAGCTAAGTGATTGGATCACGGATAGCTGCAAGGGTTCTGTTTCCATGATACTTGGAGGAACTAATCCTCAGCTGGCAGATATAATAGAAGACATATGCAACCAAAAATCATGGAAAGGTATTATTCCACAGCTTTGGCCGAAAACTAAATATATCGAATGCATTGTTACAGGACAGATGGCTCAACATGTTCCTTTATTGGAGTTTTATGTCAATGATCTGCCTCTTGTTTCCCCAAATTATGCCTCTTCTGAAGCCATGTTTGGGGTAAATTTGGATCCTCTATGCAAACCACAAGATGTCTCCTATACATTTCTGCCGAACATGTCATACTTCGAGTTTATACCGGTTGGTGAAGGAAAAGACACAATTGTTGATCTTGTGAACGTAAAGTTAGGTCTCTACTATGAACTTGTTGTCACTAATTATGCTG GTTTACACCGTTATAGGGTGGGTGACGTTCTACAGGTGACTGGATTTTACAATAGCGCACCACAGTTTAAATTTATAAGGAGACAAAATACTGTCTTAAGTGTTTATTTGGAGGCAACAACAGAAGAAGACCTTTTAAAAGGAGTGACTCGTGCGTCACAAGTACTTAAATCTTCAGATATAATGCTGAGGGATTTCACATGCTATCCTCATGTCTCTGACGCTCCAGGTCACTATGTTCTTTATTGGGAACTCAAAGGCAACAACGATGATGGCATTAGTGAGATTGGCACCAATATGTTGGTGGAATGTTGCTCCGTAGTAGAGGAATCACTTGGTGCTCTTTACAAGAGATATCGAAGCAAGGAGAGATCTATTGGAGCTTTAGAGATAAGGGTGGTTCAACAAGGAACATTTGATGCTCTCATGGAATATTTCATTTCTCAAGGTGCTTCTCTAGCTCAATACAAGACACCTAGATGCATAAAATCTTCTGAGGCTTTACAAGTTCTTGAAAACAGGGTTCTTGCTCGTTTTTTCAGCGAGAAATTACCTTAA
- the LOC106423295 gene encoding 4-substituted benzoates-glutamate ligase GH3.12 isoform X3: MKSDYFVKNPPSYWDTSSTSPSEIKFCHDTKQSLYCHLLCGLVMRDEVTRVSSGFASVLVQGITFLEKFWKEMCSNIRSGQLSDWITNLSCRDSVSKVLGGPNPQLAVTIEDICNQKSWKCIIPQLWPRTKFIECIFTGQMAQHIPLLEFYGNDLPLVSRNYVSSEAFFGVNLNPLCKPQDVSYTFMPNMSYFEFIPVGEGDDTIVDLVNVKLGRYYELIVTNYAGLHRYRVGDILQVTGFYNSAPQFRFIRRQNVVLSVYLEATTEEDLLNAVTNATQLLKSSDIMLRDFTCYPHISTVPGHYVLYWELKGNKNDDIIELIETNVMVECCSVIEESLDALYRKFRSKDGSIGALEIRVVQRGTFDSLMEYFTAQGACLGQYKTPRCIKSSEALEVLENRVMACFFSDKLPHVDTTLC; this comes from the exons ATGAAAAGCGATTATTTTGTCAAGAACCCACCATCATATTGGGATACTTCGAGCACAAGTCCCAGTGAGATCAAGTTTTGTCATGACACTAAGCAGAGTCTCTATTGTCATCTTCTTTGTGGTCTTGTCATGAGAGATGAAGTAACAAGAGTAAGTTCTGGCTTTGCCTCTGTCTTGGTTCAAGGAATCACTTTTCTTGAGAAATTTTGGAAAGAAATGTGCAGTAACATACGATCAGGTCAGCTTAGTGATTGGATCACCAATCTTAGCTGCAGAGACTCTGTTTCTAAGGTACTTGGAGGACCTAATCCTCAGCTGGCAGTTACAATAGAAGACATATGCAACCAAAAATCATGGAAATGTATCATTCCACAGCTTTGGCCTAGAACCAAATTTATCGAATGCATTTTTACAGGACAGATGGCTCAACATATTCCATTATTGGAGTTTTATGGCAATGATCTGCCTCTCGTTTCAAGAAATTATGTGTCTTCTGAGGCCTTCTTTGGGGTAAATTTGAATCCTCTATGCAAACCACAAGATGTATCCTACACATTTATGCCGAATATGTCATACTTCGAGTTTATACCGGTTGGTGAAGGAGACGACACAATTGTTGATCTTGTGAACGTTAAGTTAGGTCGCTACTATGAACTCATAGTCACCAATTATGCGG GTTTACACCGTTATAGGGTGGGTGATATTCTACAGGTGACTGGATTTTACAATAGCGCACCACAGTTTAGATTTATTCGAAGACAAAACGTGGTCTTAAGTGTTTACTTGGAGGCAACAACGGAAGAAGACCTTTTAAACGCAGTGACTAATGCAACACAACTACTTAAATCTTCAGACATAATGTTGAGGGATTTCACATGCTATCCTCATATCTCTACCGTTCCAGGTCACTATGTTCTTTATTGGGAACTTAAAGGCAACAAAAACGATGACATTATTGAGCTAATTGAGACCAATGTTATGGTGGAATGTTGCTCGGTAATAGAGGAATCACTTGATGCTCTTTACAGAAAATTTCGAAGCAAAGATGGATCAATTGGAGCATTAGAGATAAGGGTGGTTCAACGAGGAACGTTTGACTCTCTCATGGAATATTTCACAGCTCAAGGTGCTTGTTTAGGTCAATACAAGACACCTAGATGCATAAAATCCTCTGAGGCCTTGGAAGTTCTTGAAAACAGGGTCATGGCTTGTTTTTTTAGCGATAAGTTACCTCATGTGGACACTACTCTGTGTTAA
- the LOC106423295 gene encoding 4-substituted benzoates-glutamate ligase GH3.12 isoform X1, translating into MNNLTKEEEAGLAVLENLTSNVKQIQDEVLKEILTCDANTEYLRSFLHGSSDKDLFKKNVPIGTYEDFKPYIERVANGESSEIISGRPITGFALTSGTSGGKQKLIPLNNKYVENARFLSDIRYLVLSKHIEGHNKGKGLHLLFLKPASKTPSGLPASYATTHLMKSDYFVKNPPSYWDTSSTSPSEIKFCHDTKQSLYCHLLCGLVMRDEVTRVSSGFASVLVQGITFLEKFWKEMCSNIRSGQLSDWITNLSCRDSVSKVLGGPNPQLAVTIEDICNQKSWKCIIPQLWPRTKFIECIFTGQMAQHIPLLEFYGNDLPLVSRNYVSSEAFFGVNLNPLCKPQDVSYTFMPNMSYFEFIPVGEGDDTIVDLVNVKLGRYYELIVTNYAGLHRYRVGDILQVTGFYNSAPQFRFIRRQNVVLSVYLEATTEEDLLNAVTNATQLLKSSDIMLRDFTCYPHISTVPGHYVLYWELKGNKNDDIIELIETNVMVECCSVIEESLDALYRKFRSKDGSIGALEIRVVQRGTFDSLMEYFTAQGACLGQYKTPRCIKSSEALEVLENRVMACFFSDKLPHVDTTLC; encoded by the exons ATGAATAACCTCacgaaagaagaagaagctggctTGGCGGTTCTCGAGAATTTAACGTCCAACGTTAAGCAAATACAAGATGAGGTACTGAAAGAGATACTAACATGTGATGCCAACACAGAGTACCTTCGGAGTTTTCTGCATGGGAGTTCGGACAAAgatctttttaaaaagaatgtTCCGATAGGGACCTATGAAGATTTTAAGCCATACATCGAGCGTGTCGCGAATGGCGAATCCTCAGAGATCATTTCGGGCAGGCCTATTACTGGATTTGCACTAAC GTCTGGAACTTCGGGAGGAAAACAGAAGTTAATACCTTTGAACAACAAATACGTGGAGAATGCTAGATTTTTATCTGATATTCGCTACCTTGTTTTATCCAA GCATATCGAGGGTCACAACAAAGGAAAAGGGTTGCATCTCCTTTTCCTTAAACCAGCTTCCAAAACTCCATCTGGTTTGCCAGCTTCATATGCTACTACACATCTCATGAAAAGCGATTATTTTGTCAAGAACCCACCATCATATTGGGATACTTCGAGCACAAGTCCCAGTGAGATCAAGTTTTGTCATGACACTAAGCAGAGTCTCTATTGTCATCTTCTTTGTGGTCTTGTCATGAGAGATGAAGTAACAAGAGTAAGTTCTGGCTTTGCCTCTGTCTTGGTTCAAGGAATCACTTTTCTTGAGAAATTTTGGAAAGAAATGTGCAGTAACATACGATCAGGTCAGCTTAGTGATTGGATCACCAATCTTAGCTGCAGAGACTCTGTTTCTAAGGTACTTGGAGGACCTAATCCTCAGCTGGCAGTTACAATAGAAGACATATGCAACCAAAAATCATGGAAATGTATCATTCCACAGCTTTGGCCTAGAACCAAATTTATCGAATGCATTTTTACAGGACAGATGGCTCAACATATTCCATTATTGGAGTTTTATGGCAATGATCTGCCTCTCGTTTCAAGAAATTATGTGTCTTCTGAGGCCTTCTTTGGGGTAAATTTGAATCCTCTATGCAAACCACAAGATGTATCCTACACATTTATGCCGAATATGTCATACTTCGAGTTTATACCGGTTGGTGAAGGAGACGACACAATTGTTGATCTTGTGAACGTTAAGTTAGGTCGCTACTATGAACTCATAGTCACCAATTATGCGG GTTTACACCGTTATAGGGTGGGTGATATTCTACAGGTGACTGGATTTTACAATAGCGCACCACAGTTTAGATTTATTCGAAGACAAAACGTGGTCTTAAGTGTTTACTTGGAGGCAACAACGGAAGAAGACCTTTTAAACGCAGTGACTAATGCAACACAACTACTTAAATCTTCAGACATAATGTTGAGGGATTTCACATGCTATCCTCATATCTCTACCGTTCCAGGTCACTATGTTCTTTATTGGGAACTTAAAGGCAACAAAAACGATGACATTATTGAGCTAATTGAGACCAATGTTATGGTGGAATGTTGCTCGGTAATAGAGGAATCACTTGATGCTCTTTACAGAAAATTTCGAAGCAAAGATGGATCAATTGGAGCATTAGAGATAAGGGTGGTTCAACGAGGAACGTTTGACTCTCTCATGGAATATTTCACAGCTCAAGGTGCTTGTTTAGGTCAATACAAGACACCTAGATGCATAAAATCCTCTGAGGCCTTGGAAGTTCTTGAAAACAGGGTCATGGCTTGTTTTTTTAGCGATAAGTTACCTCATGTGGACACTACTCTGTGTTAA
- the LOC106423295 gene encoding 4-substituted benzoates-glutamate ligase GH3.12 isoform X2: MNNLTKEEEAGLAVLENLTSNVKQIQDEVLKEILTCDANTEYLRSFLHGSSDKDLFKKNVPIGTYEDFKPYIERVANGESSEIISGRPITGFALTHIEGHNKGKGLHLLFLKPASKTPSGLPASYATTHLMKSDYFVKNPPSYWDTSSTSPSEIKFCHDTKQSLYCHLLCGLVMRDEVTRVSSGFASVLVQGITFLEKFWKEMCSNIRSGQLSDWITNLSCRDSVSKVLGGPNPQLAVTIEDICNQKSWKCIIPQLWPRTKFIECIFTGQMAQHIPLLEFYGNDLPLVSRNYVSSEAFFGVNLNPLCKPQDVSYTFMPNMSYFEFIPVGEGDDTIVDLVNVKLGRYYELIVTNYAGLHRYRVGDILQVTGFYNSAPQFRFIRRQNVVLSVYLEATTEEDLLNAVTNATQLLKSSDIMLRDFTCYPHISTVPGHYVLYWELKGNKNDDIIELIETNVMVECCSVIEESLDALYRKFRSKDGSIGALEIRVVQRGTFDSLMEYFTAQGACLGQYKTPRCIKSSEALEVLENRVMACFFSDKLPHVDTTLC; the protein is encoded by the exons ATGAATAACCTCacgaaagaagaagaagctggctTGGCGGTTCTCGAGAATTTAACGTCCAACGTTAAGCAAATACAAGATGAGGTACTGAAAGAGATACTAACATGTGATGCCAACACAGAGTACCTTCGGAGTTTTCTGCATGGGAGTTCGGACAAAgatctttttaaaaagaatgtTCCGATAGGGACCTATGAAGATTTTAAGCCATACATCGAGCGTGTCGCGAATGGCGAATCCTCAGAGATCATTTCGGGCAGGCCTATTACTGGATTTGCACTAAC GCATATCGAGGGTCACAACAAAGGAAAAGGGTTGCATCTCCTTTTCCTTAAACCAGCTTCCAAAACTCCATCTGGTTTGCCAGCTTCATATGCTACTACACATCTCATGAAAAGCGATTATTTTGTCAAGAACCCACCATCATATTGGGATACTTCGAGCACAAGTCCCAGTGAGATCAAGTTTTGTCATGACACTAAGCAGAGTCTCTATTGTCATCTTCTTTGTGGTCTTGTCATGAGAGATGAAGTAACAAGAGTAAGTTCTGGCTTTGCCTCTGTCTTGGTTCAAGGAATCACTTTTCTTGAGAAATTTTGGAAAGAAATGTGCAGTAACATACGATCAGGTCAGCTTAGTGATTGGATCACCAATCTTAGCTGCAGAGACTCTGTTTCTAAGGTACTTGGAGGACCTAATCCTCAGCTGGCAGTTACAATAGAAGACATATGCAACCAAAAATCATGGAAATGTATCATTCCACAGCTTTGGCCTAGAACCAAATTTATCGAATGCATTTTTACAGGACAGATGGCTCAACATATTCCATTATTGGAGTTTTATGGCAATGATCTGCCTCTCGTTTCAAGAAATTATGTGTCTTCTGAGGCCTTCTTTGGGGTAAATTTGAATCCTCTATGCAAACCACAAGATGTATCCTACACATTTATGCCGAATATGTCATACTTCGAGTTTATACCGGTTGGTGAAGGAGACGACACAATTGTTGATCTTGTGAACGTTAAGTTAGGTCGCTACTATGAACTCATAGTCACCAATTATGCGG GTTTACACCGTTATAGGGTGGGTGATATTCTACAGGTGACTGGATTTTACAATAGCGCACCACAGTTTAGATTTATTCGAAGACAAAACGTGGTCTTAAGTGTTTACTTGGAGGCAACAACGGAAGAAGACCTTTTAAACGCAGTGACTAATGCAACACAACTACTTAAATCTTCAGACATAATGTTGAGGGATTTCACATGCTATCCTCATATCTCTACCGTTCCAGGTCACTATGTTCTTTATTGGGAACTTAAAGGCAACAAAAACGATGACATTATTGAGCTAATTGAGACCAATGTTATGGTGGAATGTTGCTCGGTAATAGAGGAATCACTTGATGCTCTTTACAGAAAATTTCGAAGCAAAGATGGATCAATTGGAGCATTAGAGATAAGGGTGGTTCAACGAGGAACGTTTGACTCTCTCATGGAATATTTCACAGCTCAAGGTGCTTGTTTAGGTCAATACAAGACACCTAGATGCATAAAATCCTCTGAGGCCTTGGAAGTTCTTGAAAACAGGGTCATGGCTTGTTTTTTTAGCGATAAGTTACCTCATGTGGACACTACTCTGTGTTAA